One window from the genome of Paracoccus marcusii encodes:
- a CDS encoding sugar ABC transporter substrate-binding protein, with translation MTIKTVIRASVAVSALALSAGFAQAQEATKACLITKTDINPFFVKMKEGATAKAAELGIELMTFAGKIDGDHETQQQAVESCIAAGVKGILITASDTKAITESLGQAREAGILVIALDTPLDPIDAADATFATDNREAGRLIGAWAAGQMGDAAADAKIAMLDLSASAPSVDVLRDQGFMAGFGIDVKDENVIGDEDDARIVGHEVTSGNEEGGQQAMEALMQRDPAINLVYTINEPAAAGAYEALKSFGMEENALIVSIDGGCPGVQNVEAGVIGATAQQYPLLMASMGIEAIATFAADGTKPETSEGLDFTNTGVNLVTDKPVEGVPSISVAEGLEQCWG, from the coding sequence GTGACCATCAAAACCGTTATCCGCGCATCCGTCGCGGTGTCCGCGCTTGCCCTGTCGGCAGGCTTTGCCCAAGCGCAAGAGGCCACAAAGGCCTGCCTGATCACCAAGACGGACATCAACCCGTTCTTCGTGAAGATGAAGGAAGGCGCCACCGCCAAGGCCGCGGAGCTGGGCATCGAGCTGATGACCTTTGCCGGCAAGATCGACGGCGACCACGAGACCCAGCAGCAGGCCGTCGAAAGCTGCATCGCGGCGGGCGTCAAGGGCATCCTGATCACCGCGTCCGACACCAAGGCCATCACCGAATCGCTGGGCCAGGCCCGCGAGGCGGGGATCCTGGTCATCGCGCTGGACACGCCGCTGGACCCGATCGATGCGGCCGACGCGACCTTTGCCACCGACAACCGCGAGGCGGGCCGCCTGATCGGCGCCTGGGCCGCGGGCCAGATGGGCGATGCTGCGGCGGATGCCAAGATCGCCATGCTGGACCTGTCGGCCAGCGCGCCGTCGGTGGACGTGCTGCGCGATCAGGGCTTCATGGCGGGCTTTGGCATCGACGTGAAGGACGAGAACGTCATCGGTGACGAGGACGACGCCCGCATCGTCGGCCACGAGGTCACCTCGGGCAACGAGGAAGGCGGCCAGCAGGCCATGGAGGCGCTGATGCAGCGCGATCCGGCGATCAACCTGGTCTACACGATCAACGAACCGGCAGCGGCCGGTGCCTATGAGGCGCTGAAGTCCTTCGGCATGGAAGAGAACGCACTGATCGTGTCGATCGACGGCGGCTGCCCCGGTGTCCAGAACGTCGAGGCGGGCGTGATCGGCGCCACGGCCCAGCAGTATCCGCTGCTGATGGCGTCGATGGGCATCGAGGCCATCGCGACCTTTGCCGCCGACGGCACCAAGCCAGAAACCAGCGAGGGGTTGGATTTCACCAACACCGGCGTGAACCTGGTCACGGACAAGCCGGTCGAGGGCGTGCCGTCGATCAGCGTGGCCGAAGGCCTGGAGCAGTGCTGGGGCTGA
- a CDS encoding multidrug effflux MFS transporter, whose protein sequence is MTDVSHPGLAQQQRLPLPEFIAMLAFLFATIAFSIDAMLPALPDIAADLTPDNVNRAQLILTTFVAGMGLGTLFAGPLSDALGRKRTITIGFGIYIAATIAAIYADSLELLLVARFVQGLGAAGPRIVGLALVRDLYEGREMARISSFVMMIFIMIPAVAPTLGAGIIAISDWHGVFLAFIAFALIGALWLNIRQAETLPPAARRPLRIGTLYAAAREVLSDRQVMLATLILTLGFGQMFGLLSSAQQLFGETYGKGENFHLWFAAMALLSGSGTVLNATFVMRFGMRRIAKWAYVMQTIVSGLALTLILSGVLPQGLEFPVFFFWAVSVFFMAGVTFGNLNALALQRMGHIAGMAASIVAAISTLAAVLIAAPVGLLYNGTATPAITATLICSGLAWVLMRRLND, encoded by the coding sequence TGGCATTCCTTTTCGCCACCATCGCGTTTTCCATCGACGCGATGCTGCCTGCATTGCCTGACATCGCGGCGGACCTGACGCCCGACAACGTGAACCGCGCCCAGCTGATCCTGACCACCTTCGTGGCCGGGATGGGGCTCGGCACGCTGTTCGCGGGCCCGCTGTCCGACGCGCTTGGCCGCAAGCGCACGATCACCATCGGCTTCGGCATCTACATCGCCGCGACCATCGCCGCGATCTATGCAGATTCGCTGGAACTGCTGCTGGTTGCCCGCTTCGTGCAGGGCCTCGGCGCCGCCGGTCCGCGCATCGTGGGACTGGCCCTGGTCCGCGACCTCTATGAAGGGCGCGAGATGGCCCGGATCAGCAGCTTCGTCATGATGATCTTCATCATGATCCCGGCCGTGGCGCCGACGCTTGGTGCGGGGATCATCGCGATCTCGGACTGGCACGGGGTGTTCCTGGCCTTCATCGCCTTCGCTTTGATCGGCGCGTTGTGGCTGAACATCCGCCAGGCAGAGACGCTGCCCCCCGCCGCGCGCCGTCCCCTGCGCATCGGCACCCTCTATGCCGCCGCGCGCGAGGTCCTGTCCGACCGCCAGGTGATGCTGGCGACGCTGATCCTGACGCTCGGCTTTGGGCAGATGTTCGGCCTGCTGTCCTCGGCCCAGCAGCTTTTCGGCGAAACCTACGGCAAGGGAGAGAACTTCCACCTTTGGTTTGCCGCCATGGCGCTGCTGTCTGGGTCGGGAACGGTGCTGAACGCGACCTTCGTGATGCGCTTTGGCATGCGGCGGATCGCGAAATGGGCCTATGTGATGCAGACCATCGTGTCGGGACTGGCGCTGACGCTGATCCTGTCCGGCGTGCTGCCGCAGGGATTGGAATTCCCGGTCTTCTTCTTCTGGGCGGTCAGCGTGTTCTTCATGGCCGGGGTGACCTTCGGCAACCTGAACGCGCTGGCGCTGCAGCGCATGGGCCATATCGCGGGCATGGCCGCATCTATCGTCGCGGCGATCTCGACGCTGGCGGCGGTGCTGATCGCGGCCCCGGTTGGACTGCTCTACAACGGCACAGCGACCCCGGCGATCACGGCGACGCTGATCTGCTCGGGCCTGGCCTGGGTGCTGATGCGGCGTCTGAACGACTGA
- a CDS encoding ROK family transcriptional regulator produces MPLDRDGPGALSRNERLILSLIRRRGPMPRAALAQLTGLSAQSITNLTRKLMMAGYLDAGAVVRGKVGQPSTPLALAPDGAWFLGLKIGRRLVELALVDFAGRVRMHRQEVYAHPTPDRVLAFARQGLDTMTASLDPGQRARLMGLGVATPYRLWDWGQEMADWLDHDLQAELSRSLPVPIFVENDATTACGAELIFGKTDLPRDFIHIYIAHFAGGGIVLDGALRHGPTRNAGALGSMPIPVMGAQGGQLLEKASVSALEALIGRSLPPDDSGWDVPAGIESEWADQAGRALAFVALSAVALVDLPLVVIDGAVPPATRARLAQATRAALEGMPTAGIDRPQVIEGSLGRSARILGAAGLPLAHFFQPDGALD; encoded by the coding sequence ATGCCCCTAGATCGTGACGGCCCCGGCGCGCTCAGCCGGAACGAACGGCTGATCCTGTCGCTGATCCGACGGCGGGGGCCGATGCCGCGCGCGGCGCTGGCGCAGCTGACGGGGCTGTCGGCACAGTCCATCACTAACCTGACGCGCAAGCTGATGATGGCGGGCTATCTGGACGCCGGTGCGGTGGTGCGGGGCAAGGTCGGCCAACCCTCGACCCCGCTGGCGCTGGCCCCGGACGGGGCGTGGTTCCTGGGGCTCAAGATCGGACGCCGGCTGGTCGAACTGGCGCTGGTCGATTTCGCGGGCCGCGTGCGCATGCACCGCCAGGAGGTCTATGCCCACCCCACCCCCGACCGCGTGCTGGCCTTCGCACGTCAGGGGCTGGACACGATGACCGCATCGCTGGACCCCGGCCAGCGTGCACGTCTGATGGGACTGGGTGTCGCGACCCCCTATCGGCTGTGGGACTGGGGCCAGGAGATGGCCGACTGGCTGGACCACGACCTGCAGGCCGAACTGTCGCGCAGCCTGCCCGTCCCGATCTTCGTGGAAAACGACGCCACCACCGCCTGCGGGGCAGAACTGATCTTCGGCAAGACCGACCTGCCGCGGGACTTCATCCATATCTACATCGCCCATTTCGCGGGCGGCGGCATCGTCCTGGACGGCGCGCTGCGCCACGGCCCGACCCGCAACGCGGGCGCCCTGGGGTCGATGCCCATCCCGGTCATGGGCGCACAGGGCGGCCAGCTGCTGGAAAAGGCTTCGGTCTCGGCGCTGGAGGCCCTGATCGGACGGTCCCTGCCGCCCGACGATTCGGGCTGGGACGTTCCCGCCGGAATCGAGTCGGAATGGGCCGACCAGGCGGGCCGGGCACTGGCCTTCGTCGCGCTGTCGGCGGTGGCTCTGGTCGATCTGCCGCTGGTGGTGATCGACGGGGCGGTGCCGCCCGCGACGCGCGCGCGGCTGGCCCAGGCGACCCGCGCGGCGCTGGAGGGGATGCCGACCGCCGGCATCGACCGTCCGCAGGTGATCGAGGGATCGCTTGGCCGCAGCGCGCGCATCCTGGGGGCCGCGGGGCTGCCGCTGGCGCATTTCTTTCAGCCGGACGGGGCGCTGGACTAG
- the rpsD gene encoding 30S ribosomal protein S4, with product MTKRTSAKYKLDRRMGENIWGRAKSPVNRREYGPGQHGQRRKNKLSDFGTQLRAKQKLKGYYGDLTEKQFRRIYAEAERIRGDTGENLVGLLERRLDAVVYRAKFVATIWAARQFVNHGHIQVNGQRVNIASYRVKEGDVISIRERSRQLAIVLEAVALTERDVPDYLEVDHNKMTATFVRTPALGDIPYAVQMEPNLVVEFYAKN from the coding sequence GTGACCAAACGCACGTCTGCCAAGTACAAACTCGATCGCCGCATGGGCGAGAACATCTGGGGCCGCGCCAAGTCGCCCGTCAACCGTCGCGAATACGGCCCCGGCCAGCACGGCCAGCGCCGCAAGAACAAGCTGTCGGACTTCGGCACCCAGCTGCGCGCCAAGCAGAAGCTCAAGGGCTACTACGGCGACCTGACCGAAAAGCAGTTCCGCCGCATCTATGCCGAAGCCGAGCGGATCCGCGGCGACACCGGCGAGAACCTGGTCGGCCTGCTGGAGCGTCGCCTGGACGCCGTCGTCTATCGCGCCAAGTTCGTGGCGACCATCTGGGCCGCCCGCCAGTTTGTGAACCACGGCCACATCCAGGTCAACGGTCAGCGCGTGAACATCGCGTCCTACCGCGTCAAGGAAGGCGATGTCATCTCGATCCGCGAGCGTTCGCGCCAGCTGGCCATCGTGCTGGAAGCCGTCGCCCTGACCGAGCGTGACGTCCCGGACTATCTGGAAGTCGACCACAACAAGATGACCGCGACCTTCGTGCGCACCCCGGCCCTGGGCGACATCCCCTATGCCGTGCAGATGGAACCGAACCTGGTCGTCGAATTCTACGCGAAGAACTGA
- the hisC gene encoding histidinol-phosphate transaminase, whose translation MTQTPVQPGIMDIALYVSGESTLAGRDDVLKLSSNENPLGPSPAAQDAFRRAAGDLHRYPATDHAGLRAAIGQVHGLDPDRIICGVGSDEVLQFVVQAFAGPGDEVITTEHGFSMYPILARMVGAIPVTVPEDTRRVDVDAILAAVTERTRVVFIANPANPTGTMLGADELQRLVDGLPPQVLFVHDGAYTEFAEGFDGGASLVDRHPNVIMTRTFSKAYGLGGLRIGWGYAAREVIDVLNRIRQPFNLSNAQMEAARAAVLDRDFTDRCIALNARMRDRMRQSLIQMGIGCDESFANFVLARFDSPQTATAADAALRAEGILVRCVGGYGLPDALRITVGDEAAVTRVLDCLGNFMQGRAQ comes from the coding sequence ATGACCCAGACCCCCGTGCAGCCCGGCATCATGGATATCGCGCTTTACGTCAGCGGCGAAAGCACGCTGGCGGGCCGCGACGACGTGCTGAAGCTGTCGTCGAACGAGAACCCGCTTGGTCCCAGCCCCGCGGCGCAGGACGCGTTCCGACGCGCAGCGGGCGATCTGCACCGCTATCCGGCGACCGATCACGCGGGGCTGCGCGCGGCCATCGGGCAGGTGCACGGGCTGGATCCGGACCGCATCATCTGCGGCGTGGGCTCGGACGAGGTGCTGCAGTTCGTGGTTCAGGCCTTTGCCGGTCCGGGCGACGAGGTCATCACGACCGAGCACGGCTTTTCGATGTATCCCATCCTGGCGCGCATGGTCGGCGCGATCCCGGTGACCGTGCCGGAGGACACGCGCCGGGTCGATGTGGACGCGATCCTGGCCGCGGTGACCGAGCGCACACGCGTCGTCTTCATCGCGAACCCGGCCAATCCCACCGGCACCATGCTGGGCGCGGACGAGTTGCAGCGTCTTGTCGACGGGCTGCCGCCGCAGGTGCTGTTCGTGCATGACGGGGCCTATACGGAATTCGCGGAGGGGTTCGACGGCGGCGCGTCGCTGGTCGACCGGCATCCGAACGTGATCATGACGCGGACCTTCTCCAAGGCCTACGGCCTCGGCGGGCTGCGCATCGGGTGGGGCTATGCCGCGCGCGAGGTGATCGACGTGCTGAACCGCATCCGCCAGCCCTTCAACCTGTCCAACGCCCAGATGGAGGCCGCACGTGCCGCCGTCCTGGACCGCGACTTCACCGACCGCTGCATCGCGCTGAACGCGCGGATGCGCGACCGGATGCGGCAATCGCTGATCCAGATGGGCATCGGCTGCGACGAAAGCTTTGCCAATTTCGTGCTGGCCCGCTTTGACAGCCCCCAGACCGCGACCGCGGCCGATGCGGCGCTGCGCGCCGAAGGCATCCTGGTGCGGTGCGTGGGCGGATACGGCCTGCCCGACGCGCTGCGCATCACCGTGGGCGACGAGGCGGCCGTGACGCGGGTGCTGGACTGCCTGGGCAACTTCATGCAGGGGCGCGCGCAATGA
- a CDS encoding ATP-binding cassette domain-containing protein, whose product MTEPLLTARNLVKRYGRVTAMDHADFDLYPGEILAVIGDNGAGKSSLIKAISGAVKPDEGEIRLNGQVVSFDSPLDARKMGIETVYQTLALSPALSISDNMFMGREIRKKGIMGQWFGMLDKQAMDDFARAKLSELGLMTIQNIAQPVETLSGGQRQGVAVARAAAFGSRVIILDEPTAALGVKESRRVLDLIQDVRSRGIPIVLISHNMPHVFEVADRVHIHRLGKRLCVIDPKQHSMSDAVAYMTGARAPEGVAA is encoded by the coding sequence ATGACCGAGCCGCTGCTTACCGCCCGCAACCTGGTCAAGCGCTATGGCCGCGTGACTGCCATGGATCATGCCGACTTCGACCTGTATCCCGGCGAGATCCTGGCCGTGATCGGCGACAACGGCGCCGGCAAGTCCAGCCTGATCAAGGCCATCTCGGGCGCGGTCAAGCCCGACGAGGGCGAGATCCGGCTGAACGGCCAGGTGGTCAGCTTTGACAGCCCGCTGGATGCCCGCAAGATGGGGATCGAGACAGTCTATCAGACGCTGGCCCTGTCGCCCGCGCTGTCGATCTCGGATAACATGTTCATGGGGCGCGAGATCCGCAAGAAGGGCATCATGGGCCAGTGGTTCGGGATGCTGGACAAGCAGGCGATGGACGATTTCGCCCGCGCCAAGCTGTCCGAACTGGGCCTGATGACGATCCAGAACATCGCCCAGCCCGTCGAGACCCTGTCCGGCGGTCAGCGCCAGGGCGTCGCCGTGGCGCGGGCGGCGGCCTTCGGCAGCCGGGTGATCATCCTGGACGAGCCGACCGCCGCCCTGGGCGTCAAGGAAAGCCGCCGGGTGCTGGACCTGATCCAGGACGTGCGGTCGCGGGGCATCCCGATCGTGCTGATCAGCCACAACATGCCGCACGTGTTCGAGGTGGCGGACCGCGTCCACATCCATCGCCTGGGCAAGCGGCTGTGCGTGATCGACCCCAAGCAACATTCGATGTCGGATGCCGTGGCCTACATGACCGGCGCGCGTGCACCCGAAGGGGTTGCCGCCTGA
- a CDS encoding prephenate/arogenate dehydrogenase family protein: MTQVYDKVALIGLGLIAGSMAHAIRDGGLAGRVTGYARSQATRDTAREIGLCEVCDTAALAVAGADLVVLAVPVGAMAEVMAEIAPHLAPGATITDVGSVKQSVIDAVAPCLPAGVHFIPGHPLAGTEHSGPRAGFASLFRNRWWLLTPLPDTDPEALARLDRLITAMGAKTDRMDAPHHDLVLAVTSHAPHLIAYTMVGVADHLRRVSGEEVIQYSAAGFRDFTRIAASDPTMWRDVFLHNKEATLDILGRFTEELFVLQRAIRMGDGQQLHDYFTRTRAIRRGIIEAGQDTEAPDFGRTPGARPAG, translated from the coding sequence ATGACCCAGGTCTATGACAAGGTGGCGCTGATCGGGCTGGGCCTGATCGCGGGATCGATGGCGCATGCCATTCGCGACGGCGGCCTGGCGGGCCGCGTCACCGGCTATGCCCGCAGCCAGGCGACGCGCGACACCGCACGCGAGATCGGCCTGTGCGAGGTCTGCGACACTGCCGCCCTGGCGGTGGCCGGCGCCGATCTGGTGGTGCTGGCCGTCCCCGTCGGCGCCATGGCCGAGGTCATGGCCGAGATCGCGCCCCATCTGGCCCCCGGTGCCACGATCACCGATGTCGGTTCGGTCAAGCAGTCGGTCATCGACGCGGTCGCTCCCTGCCTGCCCGCAGGCGTGCATTTCATCCCCGGCCACCCGCTGGCCGGCACCGAACATTCAGGGCCCCGCGCGGGCTTTGCCAGCCTGTTCCGCAACCGCTGGTGGCTGTTGACGCCGCTGCCCGACACCGACCCGGAGGCGCTTGCGCGGCTGGACCGACTGATCACCGCGATGGGCGCCAAGACCGACCGGATGGACGCCCCCCATCACGACCTGGTCCTGGCCGTGACCAGCCATGCGCCGCACCTGATCGCCTATACGATGGTGGGGGTGGCCGACCACCTGCGCCGCGTATCCGGCGAGGAGGTGATCCAGTATTCCGCCGCCGGTTTCCGCGACTTCACCCGGATCGCGGCCAGCGACCCGACGATGTGGCGCGACGTGTTCCTGCACAACAAGGAGGCGACGCTGGATATCCTGGGCCGCTTCACCGAGGAGCTGTTCGTCCTGCAGCGCGCGATCCGCATGGGCGACGGCCAGCAGCTGCACGACTACTTCACCCGCACGCGGGCGATCCGCCGCGGCATCATCGAGGCCGGACAGGACACCGAGGCGCCCGATTTCGGCCGCACCCCCGGCGCCCGACCCGCGGGCTAG
- a CDS encoding ABC transporter permease, which produces MSDTPDPVVERVAGEKVAQFDHRHRSTLDRVQHFLHQYPTMVPVIVLVLSLIAFGLISPNFFSAFNLSLILQQVAVVGTLAAAQSLVILTAGIDLSVGAVMVLISVVMGQLAVNFGIPVPIAILVGLACGAGTGALNGFLVTRLKLPPFITTLGTWNVFLALNYYLSGRETIRSQTLDMDAPLLKFFGTRFNLGGAVLTYGVVLMLVVFAVLFYALYYTAWGRRVYAVGDDPESAALAGIQTKRVLLSVYVVAGLICGLAAWSSIGRVGSISPTSFFEANLESITAVVIGGISLFGGRGSIVGPLIGALIVGVFNSGLRLAGVDVLWQLFATGWLIIFAVAIDQWIRKVSS; this is translated from the coding sequence ATGTCCGACACCCCCGATCCCGTGGTCGAGCGCGTTGCCGGTGAGAAGGTCGCGCAGTTCGACCATCGTCACCGCAGCACGCTGGACCGGGTGCAGCATTTCCTGCACCAGTATCCCACCATGGTTCCGGTCATCGTGCTGGTCCTGTCGTTGATCGCCTTCGGGCTGATCTCTCCCAACTTCTTCTCGGCGTTCAACCTGTCGCTGATCCTGCAGCAGGTGGCCGTCGTGGGCACGCTGGCGGCGGCGCAGTCGCTGGTCATCCTGACCGCGGGCATCGACCTGTCGGTTGGCGCGGTCATGGTGCTGATTTCTGTCGTGATGGGGCAGCTGGCGGTCAACTTCGGCATCCCGGTGCCGATCGCCATCCTGGTCGGCTTGGCCTGCGGGGCGGGAACCGGCGCGCTGAACGGTTTCCTGGTCACGCGGCTGAAGCTGCCGCCCTTCATCACCACGCTTGGGACCTGGAACGTGTTCCTGGCGCTGAACTACTACCTGTCGGGTCGAGAGACGATCCGCAGCCAGACCTTGGACATGGACGCGCCGCTGCTGAAGTTCTTCGGCACCCGGTTCAACCTGGGCGGCGCCGTGCTGACCTATGGCGTGGTGCTGATGCTGGTCGTCTTCGCGGTGCTGTTCTATGCGCTGTACTATACCGCCTGGGGGCGGCGGGTCTATGCGGTGGGCGATGACCCGGAATCGGCCGCGCTGGCCGGCATCCAGACCAAGCGCGTGCTGCTATCGGTCTATGTCGTGGCGGGCCTGATCTGTGGCCTGGCGGCATGGTCGTCCATCGGTCGCGTGGGGTCGATCAGCCCGACGTCGTTCTTCGAGGCGAACCTGGAATCGATCACGGCCGTGGTCATCGGGGGCATCTCGCTGTTCGGGGGTCGCGGGTCGATCGTGGGGCCGCTGATCGGGGCGCTGATCGTGGGCGTGTTCAACTCGGGCCTGCGGCTGGCGGGTGTGGACGTGCTGTGGCAGCTGTTTGCGACCGGCTGGCTGATCATCTTCGCCGTCGCCATCGACCAATGGATCAGAAAGGTGTCGTCATGA